The following proteins come from a genomic window of Acinetobacter sp. SAAs474:
- a CDS encoding VTT domain-containing protein: protein MLDFLLNLEQWLPVLLENYGVWIYAILFLVIFAETGSVFMFFLPGDSLLIAIGALCSTTDVIHLHYMGITLITASILGYTVNYYTGSFLGIKYFNKHTRYFKPEYMVKTNNYFLKHGGKTILVARFVPFVRSFAPFAAGSAKMNLASFTFYNVIGGFIWIGLLLAIGYGVGHTLYAVADVF from the coding sequence ATGCTTGATTTCTTATTGAACCTTGAACAATGGCTTCCCGTCTTATTAGAAAACTATGGAGTATGGATTTATGCCATTTTATTTCTGGTAATTTTTGCTGAAACAGGTTCAGTGTTTATGTTTTTTCTACCAGGAGATAGCTTACTTATCGCCATCGGTGCATTATGTTCTACCACAGATGTGATTCATTTGCATTATATGGGCATTACGTTAATTACAGCAAGTATTTTAGGCTATACCGTGAATTACTATACGGGAAGTTTTTTAGGCATTAAGTATTTTAATAAGCACACACGGTATTTCAAGCCTGAATATATGGTGAAAACCAATAACTATTTTTTAAAGCATGGCGGAAAAACAATTCTCGTTGCACGCTTTGTTCCTTTTGTACGTTCCTTTGCACCTTTTGCAGCAGGCTCAGCAAAAATGAATCTGGCAAGTTTTACCTTTTATAACGTGATTGGTGGTTTTATTTGGATTGGTCTATTATTGGCCATTGGTTATGGCGTAGGGCATACGCTATATGCAGTTGCAGATGTTTTTTAA
- the nrdR gene encoding transcriptional regulator NrdR, with translation MHCPFCNAADSKVIDSRLAAEGCQIRRRRECISCGERFTTFETYEVVMPRVIKSDGKNEPFDEAKLRRSLMHALQKRPVTQEQIETVLSDIQLQIRRLGERDVKSRTIGEIVMQTLFVLDHVAYVRFASVYQDFQDVEAFRRQIEQMQQRDH, from the coding sequence ATGCATTGTCCTTTTTGCAACGCCGCAGATAGTAAAGTGATCGATTCTCGTTTGGCTGCCGAAGGCTGTCAAATTCGTCGACGTCGAGAATGTATTAGTTGTGGCGAACGTTTTACGACTTTTGAAACCTATGAAGTCGTGATGCCAAGAGTGATTAAGTCAGATGGTAAGAATGAGCCCTTTGATGAGGCTAAATTACGCCGTTCTTTGATGCATGCCTTACAAAAGCGTCCAGTCACGCAAGAACAAATTGAAACGGTATTAAGCGATATTCAGTTACAGATTCGCCGGCTTGGAGAGCGTGATGTTAAATCACGTACCATTGGTGAAATTGTCATGCAAACATTATTTGTGCTTGATCATGTTGCTTATGTACGTTTTGCATCAGTATATCAAGACTTTCAAGATGTTGAAGCATTTCGTCGTCAAATTGAACAAATGCAACAACGTGATCATTAA
- the lptF gene encoding LPS export ABC transporter permease LptF: protein MIIRRYLVKQVVSTSLVVIALLTLIMMGGRLIKYFGVAAQGRLDVSILFSIIGYRLPEFLTLILPLGFFIALMLVFGRLYVDHEMAVLNSSGISRQYLAKLLVPLTVVFLVLQAFLMFWASPWGLRKYEELTSIQAVRSGFDLVRPREFISSGPYTIYAGDLSEDRQNLKDIFVYQRAQTADKPDVIIMAKEAKRIDMPNDTASVVDLSQGRRYAIFPGSPKYTHIEFESYRLRLENNKKAEFVTDEVTALPTSQLWQNRHNPVVASELWWRVFVPFSIFVALFLAVALSEVSPRQGRYLKLFPSLLIFASLIVILMALKTRISKDEVGAWTYPVILLIYSLFAALFARKQKLTAKFKNPNKQVRS, encoded by the coding sequence TTGATTATTCGGCGTTATCTGGTCAAACAAGTGGTTTCGACATCATTAGTAGTCATCGCCTTATTGACGTTGATTATGATGGGTGGTCGTCTGATCAAGTATTTTGGCGTTGCAGCACAGGGCCGACTTGATGTTAGTATCTTATTTAGTATCATTGGCTATCGCTTACCAGAATTTCTAACGCTCATTTTACCATTAGGATTTTTTATTGCCTTAATGTTGGTGTTTGGCCGTTTATATGTTGACCATGAAATGGCAGTACTTAACAGTAGTGGTATTAGTCGTCAATATTTAGCAAAGTTATTAGTACCGTTAACAGTGGTATTTCTTGTATTACAAGCATTTTTGATGTTCTGGGCATCACCATGGGGCTTGCGTAAATATGAGGAATTAACCTCGATACAAGCCGTACGTTCAGGATTTGATTTGGTTCGACCGAGAGAGTTTATCTCATCAGGTCCTTATACCATCTATGCAGGTGATTTATCTGAAGACCGGCAAAATCTCAAAGATATTTTTGTTTATCAACGCGCACAAACAGCAGACAAGCCCGATGTGATCATCATGGCGAAAGAAGCTAAGCGTATTGATATGCCTAATGATACTGCCAGCGTGGTGGATTTAAGTCAAGGTCGACGCTACGCCATATTTCCAGGTAGTCCCAAATATACGCATATTGAATTTGAAAGCTACCGATTACGGTTAGAAAATAATAAAAAAGCTGAATTTGTTACCGATGAAGTTACTGCATTACCGACATCACAATTATGGCAAAATCGGCATAATCCCGTTGTTGCCAGTGAATTATGGTGGCGCGTTTTTGTTCCTTTTTCTATCTTTGTGGCGTTGTTTTTGGCAGTCGCACTTTCTGAAGTCAGTCCGCGTCAAGGGCGTTATTTAAAACTTTTTCCTTCATTACTGATCTTTGCCAGTTTGATTGTGATTCTGATGGCATTGAAAACACGGATTAGTAAAGATGAAGTAGGGGCTTGGACATATCCCGTAATATTACTGATTTATAGTCTTTTTGCTGCTTTGTTTGCACGAAAACAAAAGTTGACGGCAAAATTTAAAAATCCAAATAAGCAAGTGAGGTCTTAA
- a CDS encoding leucyl aminopeptidase has translation MKLTLTSAAQSSLHHGQPIFIITDSAQINHVATRYAIDHLENLVESTQFQASLNDTLPLLQCIDNHCNSMLIGMGKVDELSATQVAKIAQTIIQAAQKKFKHIHIDINALPAELHYIFALSLTQAAYGFDEYKSKKNQFILENIHFITEQSTLTQSQLDLIEAIQSGQNLARDLGNQPGNICFPEYLAAQAQALAAEYPDLLTVTVLEEQQLANLGMGAFLAVSQGSDRPGRIIILEYHSDRTEDPVVLVGKGITFDTGGISLKPGLGMDEMKFDMCGAASVLGTIRTLCEARLAIHVVGAIAAAENMPSAKATRPGDIVTTMSGQTVEILNTDAEGRLVLCDTLTYVKRFNPALVIDIATLTGACVVALGSVLTGMFTPDDELATDLTTAGKISFDRVWRMPVLEDYQEQLNSPIADIANIGGPKAGAVTAACFLQRFTRDYRWAHLDIAGTAWNSGNHKGATGRPVPLLVQFLANRVNLDD, from the coding sequence ATGAAACTTACGCTTACATCTGCAGCTCAAAGCTCGCTGCACCACGGTCAGCCGATATTTATCATCACTGATTCTGCACAAATAAATCATGTTGCAACACGTTATGCAATTGATCATCTTGAAAACTTAGTAGAATCAACACAATTTCAAGCCAGCTTAAATGACACTTTGCCATTACTTCAATGCATCGATAATCATTGCAATAGTATGCTGATTGGTATGGGAAAAGTTGATGAGTTATCAGCGACTCAAGTGGCTAAAATTGCCCAAACAATTATTCAGGCAGCTCAAAAAAAATTTAAGCATATTCACATTGATATCAATGCTCTCCCTGCTGAGCTACACTATATTTTCGCACTAAGTTTGACTCAAGCAGCCTATGGATTCGATGAGTATAAATCAAAGAAAAATCAGTTTATTCTTGAAAATATCCACTTTATTACTGAACAAAGCACATTAACACAATCACAACTTGATTTAATTGAAGCGATCCAATCTGGGCAAAATCTGGCACGTGATCTCGGCAATCAACCTGGCAATATTTGTTTTCCAGAATACCTAGCGGCACAAGCACAAGCCTTGGCAGCAGAATATCCAGATTTACTCACAGTGACTGTACTTGAAGAACAACAACTTGCCAATTTAGGTATGGGTGCATTTTTAGCAGTGAGTCAAGGTTCTGATCGTCCTGGACGTATAATTATCCTTGAATATCATTCAGATCGTACAGAAGATCCAGTCGTTCTGGTCGGTAAAGGGATTACTTTTGATACCGGAGGCATTTCATTAAAACCTGGTTTAGGGATGGATGAAATGAAGTTTGATATGTGTGGAGCGGCTTCTGTACTCGGTACAATACGTACATTATGTGAAGCACGTTTAGCGATTCATGTGGTCGGTGCGATTGCAGCAGCAGAAAACATGCCGTCGGCTAAAGCGACTCGTCCAGGTGATATCGTCACCACAATGAGTGGACAAACTGTCGAAATTTTAAATACAGATGCTGAAGGGCGTTTAGTGTTATGCGATACCCTCACCTATGTTAAACGCTTTAATCCTGCACTGGTTATTGATATTGCAACACTGACAGGTGCATGTGTAGTTGCACTGGGTTCAGTATTAACCGGCATGTTTACACCAGATGATGAATTAGCTACAGACTTAACAACTGCAGGCAAAATTAGTTTTGATCGTGTATGGCGCATGCCTGTCCTTGAGGATTATCAAGAACAGTTAAACTCGCCTATTGCAGATATTGCCAATATTGGTGGTCCCAAAGCTGGTGCTGTCACAGCCGCGTGTTTCTTACAACGTTTTACCCGTGACTATCGCTGGGCACATCTAGATATCGCAGGAACAGCTTGGAATTCAGGCAACCATAAAGGTGCGACTGGTCGTCCCGTTCCACTATTGGTCCAGTTTTTAGCCAACCGTGTAAATCTTGATGACTAA
- a CDS encoding DNA adenine methylase, whose protein sequence is MNLESTVYHKRRHAARTTDEYLFHQLVPYLGNKRRLLHLILEALESTGTLNCSEGRSPIFADFFAGSGVVSRLARQNGYRVIANDWEPYSHALNSAILSCVDAPAFKELGSYQHAIDYLNRLPEVKGWVTHNLCPRNDEIYDPAKDRLFFKRRNGMRIDAIRQQIATWQAQGAIDDVEMSALLAPLLYSASFVSNTSGVFKSFHHGWGGKTQTALERIESLLWLTPSRFCERGDSKRPAAEMWCVDAQHLANQMSSFEVDVAYLDPPYNQHAYSSNYHVLNALTLWDQVDLPSPDTKGFKSGIDRAWRKERPSPYNSSKYAKEAYEKLLETINARFILTSYSTDGNIDAVDLLQANLTRGHVTLLTQDVPRYRVSKQRQSERARVLEFIVITDTHRKSGPSMRQLLTQLHHFAELGGVDTSGVSTQLALW, encoded by the coding sequence ATGAATTTAGAGTCTACGGTTTATCATAAACGCCGTCATGCAGCGCGTACTACAGATGAATATTTATTCCATCAGTTGGTTCCTTATTTAGGTAATAAGCGGCGCTTATTACATCTGATTCTTGAGGCATTAGAAAGTACGGGGACCTTAAATTGTTCAGAAGGCCGATCTCCTATTTTTGCGGATTTTTTTGCAGGTTCAGGTGTGGTATCACGTTTGGCACGACAAAATGGTTATCGTGTCATTGCCAACGATTGGGAACCCTATAGCCATGCATTAAATAGTGCTATTTTATCTTGTGTTGATGCACCAGCATTTAAAGAATTAGGCAGCTATCAGCATGCAATTGATTATTTAAATCGATTACCTGAAGTTAAGGGATGGGTCACGCATAATCTTTGTCCACGTAACGATGAAATTTATGATCCGGCAAAAGATCGTTTATTTTTTAAACGCCGTAATGGTATGCGAATTGATGCTATTCGTCAGCAAATTGCAACATGGCAGGCACAAGGTGCGATTGATGATGTTGAAATGAGTGCATTATTGGCACCATTACTTTATTCAGCCAGTTTTGTGAGTAATACCAGTGGAGTATTTAAAAGCTTTCATCATGGTTGGGGAGGAAAAACCCAAACAGCATTAGAGCGTATAGAATCGTTACTTTGGCTAACACCAAGTCGTTTTTGTGAGCGTGGCGATTCTAAACGTCCAGCAGCCGAAATGTGGTGCGTGGATGCACAACATCTTGCCAATCAAATGAGCAGTTTTGAAGTTGATGTTGCCTATTTGGATCCACCCTATAATCAACATGCTTATAGTAGTAATTATCATGTTTTAAATGCATTGACGCTGTGGGATCAAGTCGATTTACCATCACCTGATACCAAAGGATTTAAAAGTGGTATTGATCGTGCTTGGCGAAAAGAGCGACCAAGTCCATATAATTCTTCAAAGTACGCAAAAGAAGCTTATGAAAAGCTTTTAGAAACGATTAATGCACGCTTTATTTTGACTAGTTATTCGACAGATGGCAATATCGATGCAGTTGATTTATTACAGGCCAATTTAACCCGTGGCCATGTTACATTATTAACACAAGATGTACCGCGTTATCGTGTAAGCAAACAACGACAATCTGAACGTGCACGGGTCTTAGAATTTATCGTGATTACGGATACGCATCGTAAATCTGGACCATCTATGCGTCAATTATTGACTCAGTTACATCATTTTGCCGAGTTAGGTGGTGTAGACACCAGTGGAGTCAGTACGCAATTGGCGTTATGGTAA
- a CDS encoding DNA polymerase III subunit chi, whose amino-acid sequence MTKINFYLFEKSPERQVLATCRLCRKILRQEAQRIWLWCEDSNTQQDLDTQLWSFDPSSFIGHGIDRSQDPVCISATLPEESDWIIINFNKQPLEQFSKFSHIIEIIENHDIAKALGREKFKYYRKLGLQPKTYKL is encoded by the coding sequence ATGACTAAAATCAACTTTTATCTATTTGAAAAAAGCCCTGAACGGCAAGTACTTGCAACTTGCCGTTTATGTCGGAAAATTCTTCGACAAGAGGCACAAAGAATTTGGCTATGGTGTGAAGACTCAAATACACAACAGGATTTAGATACTCAATTATGGTCATTTGATCCAAGTAGCTTTATTGGGCATGGCATTGATCGCAGTCAGGATCCAGTGTGTATTTCAGCGACATTACCCGAAGAAAGTGATTGGATTATCATTAATTTTAACAAGCAGCCACTTGAACAATTCAGTAAATTTAGTCACATTATTGAGATTATTGAAAATCACGATATTGCCAAAGCATTGGGACGTGAAAAATTTAAATATTATCGTAAGCTAGGCCTTCAGCCTAAAACATATAAGTTATAG
- a CDS encoding riboflavin synthase, giving the protein MFTGIIESLGRVESLQNLGGDLRLRIETDLDMSDVHLGDSIATNGICLTVIDWGDNWYSADVSRESLQRTTLEHWRIGQLVNIEKAMLPTTRFGGHIVSGHVDAVGEITLVRHDARSLYFEVTAPVEIAKYLAEKGSITVDGISLTINHLRGHILSLNLIPHTAERTNIATWQVGCKVNLEVDVIARYIERLLLGDKAAESISQPSKISVDFLAEHGFLK; this is encoded by the coding sequence ATGTTTACAGGCATTATTGAAAGTCTTGGTCGGGTCGAAAGCTTGCAAAATTTAGGAGGAGATCTCCGTTTGCGCATTGAAACTGACCTTGATATGTCCGATGTACATTTAGGAGATTCAATAGCAACCAATGGTATTTGTTTAACTGTGATTGATTGGGGTGACAACTGGTATAGCGCAGATGTTTCTAGAGAAAGTCTACAAAGAACGACACTCGAACATTGGCGTATTGGCCAGCTTGTAAATATTGAAAAAGCGATGTTACCGACAACACGTTTTGGTGGTCATATTGTGAGTGGTCACGTTGATGCTGTTGGTGAAATTACATTGGTTCGACATGATGCACGTTCATTATATTTTGAAGTTACGGCACCTGTTGAAATTGCTAAATATCTTGCTGAAAAAGGTTCCATCACGGTCGATGGTATTAGTCTTACCATTAATCATTTGCGTGGTCATATTCTTAGTCTTAACCTCATTCCACATACTGCCGAACGAACGAATATTGCAACCTGGCAAGTAGGTTGCAAAGTAAATTTGGAAGTTGATGTTATTGCTCGATATATTGAACGTTTATTATTAGGTGATAAGGCAGCAGAGTCTATATCGCAACCATCTAAAATCAGTGTCGACTTTTTGGCCGAACATGGATTTTTAAAATAA
- the ribD gene encoding bifunctional diaminohydroxyphosphoribosylaminopyrimidine deaminase/5-amino-6-(5-phosphoribosylamino)uracil reductase RibD yields the protein MSKLSQDFSDLDQVWMQRAIELARLGQYSTKPNPNVGCVIVNHGQKVGEGFHPRAGQPHAEVFALRQAGELAQGATAYVTLEPCAHYGRTPPCAKGLVNAGIKRVIVACPDPNPLVAGKGVSILREAGIDVQVGCCEPQAHQLNEGFLKAMATGMPYLRLKIASSLDGRTAMASGESKWITGPEARQDVQHWRAISGVVITGINTVLADDCQLNVRQLIGVDDLSDVVQPKRLILDRQGRLPLQAKILQQPETVMVMGPYRQALADLGVTQLAIQDLSDLCRCLVQDFQIYDVMIEAGATLSTVFLQEKLVDEVISYVAPTFLGQSASAMFHAKFNHMAEQLRFKLIDVTPLGEDIRLRLKPSQETV from the coding sequence ATGTCTAAGTTAAGCCAAGATTTTTCTGATCTAGATCAAGTTTGGATGCAGCGTGCGATTGAATTGGCACGACTTGGACAATATAGCACCAAACCTAATCCTAATGTGGGCTGTGTGATTGTCAATCATGGACAAAAAGTTGGTGAAGGCTTCCATCCTAGAGCGGGACAGCCACATGCTGAGGTATTTGCATTAAGACAAGCCGGTGAGTTGGCTCAAGGTGCAACAGCCTATGTCACATTAGAGCCTTGTGCTCATTATGGTCGTACACCACCCTGTGCCAAAGGTTTAGTAAATGCAGGAATTAAAAGAGTAATCGTGGCATGTCCTGACCCAAATCCATTGGTGGCTGGCAAAGGTGTCAGTATTTTGCGTGAGGCTGGGATAGATGTTCAAGTGGGATGCTGTGAGCCACAAGCCCATCAGTTAAATGAAGGTTTTTTAAAGGCAATGGCTACTGGTATGCCTTATCTTCGTTTAAAAATTGCTTCAAGCCTAGATGGCCGAACAGCGATGGCTTCAGGTGAATCCAAGTGGATTACAGGTCCTGAGGCACGTCAGGACGTACAACACTGGCGAGCAATCTCGGGTGTGGTGATCACTGGAATTAATACCGTTCTTGCTGATGATTGCCAACTTAATGTGCGACAGTTGATCGGTGTCGATGATTTATCTGACGTGGTACAGCCAAAACGCCTTATTTTAGATCGACAAGGTCGTTTGCCTTTACAGGCAAAAATTTTACAACAGCCTGAAACAGTCATGGTGATGGGGCCTTATCGTCAAGCATTGGCAGATCTTGGCGTAACGCAACTTGCAATACAAGATTTGTCTGATTTATGCCGTTGTTTAGTGCAAGACTTTCAAATTTATGACGTAATGATTGAAGCTGGTGCAACCTTATCGACAGTTTTTTTGCAAGAAAAACTTGTAGATGAAGTGATCAGTTATGTTGCACCTACTTTTTTAGGTCAATCTGCATCTGCAATGTTTCATGCAAAGTTTAATCATATGGCAGAACAACTCCGTTTTAAGCTTATTGATGTCACACCATTGGGTGAGGATATTCGTTTAAGATTAAAACCTTCTCAAGAGACAGTATGA
- the lptG gene encoding LPS export ABC transporter permease LptG encodes MLARRIVAKHVTKTTALAMLGTTLVLSGLQVLFSYLGELGSLEDHYGAWEALKYVLWNAPKYLNEILPISALIGAVLGLGTLASNSELIVMRASGISLWRIVGWVIRSALILVVFSFMLSEWVIPYTNQQAKNVKKHRTVAELGTVQGYWSREGQRFIYIDYANAQGQLSNIEVIDLDDQYNLRSNMTAARGHFVENGRWDLNAVKQMDILTNGNATVTAYATLPLALALQPKYVHMVTVDPDELSPSQLVSITSYMQEYSQVPKTYQLAFWRKVAAPFSLIALVVIACSFIFGPLRQQSMGFRLVIALFTGLGFYYLQDFFGYASLVYAPSPFWFVFLPIVVIFMIGGYLLHKAR; translated from the coding sequence ATGTTGGCTCGTCGAATTGTTGCAAAACATGTAACGAAAACGACCGCACTTGCAATGTTAGGAACCACTTTGGTTTTATCTGGCTTACAAGTACTGTTTAGTTATTTAGGTGAGCTGGGTTCACTTGAAGATCATTATGGTGCATGGGAAGCATTAAAATATGTACTGTGGAATGCACCCAAATATCTTAATGAAATTTTACCAATTTCAGCATTAATTGGTGCGGTTTTGGGTCTAGGGACTTTGGCATCCAATAGTGAGCTGATTGTGATGCGTGCCTCAGGTATTAGCCTATGGCGTATTGTTGGATGGGTGATTCGATCTGCGCTGATCTTGGTCGTATTTTCTTTTATGTTAAGTGAATGGGTTATACCTTATACCAATCAGCAAGCAAAAAATGTTAAAAAACATCGTACTGTGGCCGAGCTTGGTACAGTTCAAGGTTATTGGTCACGTGAAGGCCAACGCTTTATTTATATTGATTACGCCAATGCTCAAGGTCAATTAAGTAATATTGAAGTGATCGATTTAGATGATCAGTATAATCTTAGATCAAATATGACTGCAGCACGAGGTCATTTTGTAGAAAATGGTCGTTGGGATTTAAATGCCGTGAAACAGATGGATATTTTAACCAACGGTAATGCCACAGTGACGGCTTATGCAACATTACCTTTGGCATTAGCCTTACAGCCAAAATATGTGCATATGGTTACCGTTGATCCTGATGAGTTATCACCGAGCCAGTTGGTCAGTATTACCAGTTATATGCAGGAATATAGTCAGGTACCTAAGACTTATCAGTTGGCATTTTGGCGTAAAGTGGCTGCACCATTTTCTTTGATTGCGCTGGTTGTGATCGCCTGTTCTTTTATTTTTGGTCCCTTACGTCAACAATCGATGGGATTTCGTTTAGTCATTGCTTTATTTACGGGTTTGGGCTTTTACTATCTTCAAGATTTCTTTGGTTATGCAAGTTTAGTATATGCACCATCACCGTTCTGGTTTGTATTTTTACCGATTGTCGTGATTTTTATGATTGGTGGATATTTACTGCATAAAGCCAGATAG
- the gpmI gene encoding 2,3-bisphosphoglycerate-independent phosphoglycerate mutase, with protein sequence MTDAHAGKVPHVLVIMDGVGHRVDEKDNAFLAAKRPNLTAIQEKHPHGLISGSGEDVGLPAGQMGNSEVGHMNLGAGRVLYQDFTRITKDIRSGAFFEHQVLIDAVEQAKAAHGAVHIMGLLSEGGVHSHEDHIVAMAELALKRGAQVYLHAFLDGRDTPPKSAEPSLAKLDALFAQYPGQGRIATMIGRYFAMDRDNRWDRVEQAYKLLTEGQAVRNADSAHEALALAYAAGESDEFIQATRIGEPATIQDGDSVVFMNFRADRARELTKAFVEKEFTGFSRKVVPQLAKYVMLTRYQATIDAPVAYMPEELKNSIGEYLSKLGKTQLRIAETEKYAHVTFFFSGGREEEYPGEKRILIPSPNVATYDLKPEMSAFEVTDELVAAIQSGEFDLLVVNFANGDMVGHTGVFDAAVKAVEAVDRCLGRVYDAVMAQKGHMIITADHGNVEQMQDYESGQVHTQHTTELVPFIYVGPTQAVIAEDGVLADVAPTLLNLMQLAIPEDMKGRNIITLTP encoded by the coding sequence ATGACGGATGCACATGCTGGTAAAGTCCCTCACGTATTAGTAATTATGGATGGTGTGGGACACCGTGTTGATGAAAAAGATAATGCTTTTCTGGCAGCAAAACGCCCGAATTTGACTGCAATACAGGAAAAACATCCGCATGGCCTAATTTCTGGTTCTGGTGAAGACGTTGGTTTACCTGCTGGGCAAATGGGTAACTCTGAAGTTGGACATATGAATCTAGGTGCTGGGCGTGTTTTATACCAAGATTTCACCCGTATTACCAAAGACATTCGTAGTGGCGCTTTTTTTGAGCATCAAGTATTGATTGATGCTGTGGAACAAGCAAAAGCTGCACATGGTGCAGTCCATATTATGGGATTACTGTCTGAAGGCGGTGTACACTCGCATGAAGATCATATCGTGGCAATGGCCGAGCTTGCATTGAAGCGTGGGGCTCAAGTTTATTTACATGCTTTTTTAGATGGCCGCGATACACCACCGAAAAGTGCAGAACCTTCATTAGCCAAACTCGATGCATTATTTGCGCAATATCCAGGACAGGGCCGAATTGCTACCATGATTGGGCGTTATTTTGCCATGGATCGGGATAATCGTTGGGATCGTGTTGAACAAGCCTATAAGCTTTTAACTGAAGGCCAAGCGGTTCGTAATGCAGACTCTGCTCATGAAGCATTGGCTTTGGCATATGCAGCAGGTGAAAGTGATGAATTTATACAAGCAACACGTATTGGTGAGCCAGCGACGATTCAAGATGGTGATAGTGTTGTCTTTATGAATTTTCGCGCAGATCGTGCACGCGAATTAACCAAAGCATTTGTTGAAAAAGAATTTACTGGTTTTAGCCGTAAAGTTGTGCCGCAATTAGCCAAATACGTGATGTTAACGCGCTATCAAGCCACTATTGATGCACCTGTTGCCTATATGCCAGAAGAATTAAAAAATTCAATTGGCGAGTATTTATCTAAGCTAGGCAAAACCCAGTTGCGTATTGCGGAAACTGAAAAATATGCACATGTGACTTTTTTCTTTAGTGGTGGTCGCGAAGAAGAATATCCTGGTGAAAAACGTATTTTAATTCCATCACCAAATGTAGCAACTTATGATTTAAAGCCAGAAATGAGTGCCTTCGAAGTAACCGATGAACTTGTTGCCGCGATTCAATCTGGAGAATTTGACTTATTGGTGGTGAATTTTGCCAATGGCGATATGGTTGGCCATACTGGTGTATTTGATGCAGCCGTAAAAGCCGTTGAGGCCGTTGATCGTTGTTTAGGCCGTGTTTATGACGCTGTAATGGCACAAAAAGGCCATATGATTATCACTGCAGATCATGGTAATGTTGAACAAATGCAAGATTATGAAAGTGGGCAAGTTCATACTCAACATACCACAGAGCTTGTGCCATTTATTTATGTAGGTCCAACACAGGCCGTCATTGCCGAAGATGGAGTGCTGGCAGATGTTGCTCCCACACTTTTAAATCTGATGCAGTTGGCTATTCCTGAAGATATGAAGGGTAGAAATATCATTACCCTTACCCCCTAG